A single region of the Acidithiobacillus acidisediminis genome encodes:
- a CDS encoding Spy/CpxP family protein refolding chaperone — protein sequence MRKTMLSLLTWSALALAPVASMAADMPAPVMHGPMHPHWGPRAAMMKNAPVPMLMPIVWRHAVELKLTPQQETQLETWRKEQMGQWKGQMESMRAHNQALQSALLHGETGSALKPLEDAVLADHQAMLQRGIAQVGFVHKLLNAEQWQKVTAIYAKMENGPQRGGWHKP from the coding sequence ATGCGGAAAACAATGCTTTCTCTGCTCACTTGGTCCGCCCTGGCCCTGGCTCCCGTGGCCAGCATGGCGGCAGACATGCCAGCCCCGGTGATGCACGGACCCATGCATCCGCATTGGGGTCCGCGCGCTGCAATGATGAAGAATGCCCCCGTTCCCATGCTCATGCCGATCGTCTGGCGCCATGCAGTGGAACTGAAGTTGACACCGCAGCAGGAAACCCAATTGGAGACCTGGCGGAAAGAGCAAATGGGACAATGGAAAGGACAGATGGAAAGCATGCGTGCCCACAATCAGGCCCTGCAGAGTGCCCTGCTGCATGGGGAGACGGGTAGCGCCCTGAAGCCCTTAGAGGACGCAGTCCTTGCCGATCATCAGGCCATGTTGCAGCGCGGCATTGCCCAGGTCGGCTTCGTACATAAACTGCTCAACGCGGAACAGTGGCAGAAAGTGACGGCAATTTATGCGAAGATGGAAAATGGCCCGCAGCGAGGAGGATGGCACAAACCGTGA
- a CDS encoding response regulator, whose product MSNTARILLVDDDAKLRAILMRYLESRGYTVHGAASAAQMDRLLERERYDLLLLDVMMPGEDGFQICDRLRKQESLLPIIMLTARGDLDDRVQGLSMGADDYVAKPFEPEELLARIGAVLRRSQDSGTVEPSPGAIDFGPFHLALDYRRLYRGDQEIDITETEFALLRALAEHPWQTLSRDKLLGMIHGHSEDIPGPRGIDVFVSRLRRLIEDDSSKPRYLQTVWGRGYVFVPDAGSPEPRQ is encoded by the coding sequence GTGAGTAATACTGCCCGCATCTTGTTGGTGGATGATGACGCCAAGTTGCGCGCGATATTGATGCGCTACCTGGAGTCTCGGGGCTATACCGTGCATGGCGCCGCTTCGGCGGCGCAGATGGATCGGCTCCTGGAGCGGGAGCGCTATGACCTCCTGCTCCTCGATGTCATGATGCCGGGGGAGGACGGCTTCCAGATTTGCGATCGTCTGCGCAAACAGGAATCCTTGCTGCCGATCATCATGCTCACTGCGCGCGGCGACCTGGACGATCGCGTGCAGGGCTTGTCCATGGGCGCCGATGATTATGTCGCCAAACCCTTCGAGCCCGAAGAACTGCTGGCGCGCATTGGCGCCGTCCTCCGGCGCAGTCAGGACAGCGGCACCGTTGAGCCCAGCCCAGGCGCCATCGACTTCGGCCCCTTCCATCTCGCCCTCGACTATCGCCGCCTGTACCGCGGCGACCAGGAAATCGACATCACCGAAACCGAGTTCGCGCTGCTGCGGGCCCTCGCCGAGCATCCCTGGCAAACCCTGTCGCGGGACAAGCTCCTGGGCATGATCCACGGGCACAGTGAGGACATCCCTGGCCCGCGCGGAATCGACGTCTTCGTTTCGCGCCTGCGCCGCCTGATCGAGGATGACTCGAGCAAACCGCGCTACCTGCAAACGGTCTGGGGGCGCGGCTACGTCTTCGTTCCCGACGCCGGGAGTCCGGAACCACGCCAGTGA
- a CDS encoding ATP-binding protein: protein MNLRKLWSDTLFGRIFLLIGALLLMSQFVVYWYFTIYLGNPQARHLAQSWAQILTLSSALDVGEAEWLAPRLARIGIAFYPVDEMTGHAPRQPIMRNAQRLLHDMGWPHAQARVDDQQHLLWIDPDPHSHVVVAMPIPKPPPGPSPQWFKLSAILLLSLLGAYLIVHQITGPLRRLVQSLNANRGREGPVVLPVEGPEDIKHLAGELNTALRERYELTEEREMVLLGVSHDLRTPLTRMRMLAEFLPAEAAEIQQDLVDNLWEMDETLHQFLDYARSGREELAEEIDLLAFLRQFAEQQGADVTWHEPAQGSAPETLYLSVTPVALRRVLQNLVENARRHGKAPIELRVVQEKDRVTIEVRDHGEGIATEKLALLGRPFALAGRGGGTGLGIAIVQRILQRLGGSIAFSNASDGGLLVRLSLPLRQA from the coding sequence GTGAATTTACGAAAACTCTGGTCCGATACCCTCTTCGGGCGGATCTTCCTGCTCATCGGCGCCTTGTTGCTGATGAGCCAGTTCGTGGTCTATTGGTACTTTACTATCTACCTGGGAAATCCCCAGGCGCGCCATCTCGCGCAAAGCTGGGCACAGATTCTTACCCTGAGCAGCGCCCTCGACGTCGGCGAGGCTGAATGGCTGGCGCCACGCCTGGCGCGGATCGGCATTGCGTTCTACCCGGTCGACGAGATGACCGGCCATGCGCCACGGCAACCCATCATGCGCAATGCGCAGCGGCTATTGCACGACATGGGCTGGCCACACGCTCAGGCGCGGGTAGATGATCAGCAGCATTTGTTATGGATTGATCCCGACCCGCACAGCCATGTGGTGGTGGCCATGCCCATCCCCAAGCCTCCACCGGGGCCTTCACCGCAGTGGTTCAAACTGAGTGCCATCCTCCTGCTCTCCCTGCTCGGGGCCTATCTGATCGTGCATCAGATTACCGGTCCCTTGCGGCGCCTGGTGCAGAGCCTGAATGCCAATCGGGGCCGCGAGGGGCCAGTCGTCTTGCCGGTTGAGGGACCCGAAGACATCAAGCATTTGGCGGGGGAGCTGAACACCGCCCTGCGGGAGCGCTACGAGCTGACAGAAGAACGAGAAATGGTATTGCTTGGTGTGTCGCACGACCTGCGCACCCCGCTCACGCGCATGCGGATGCTGGCCGAATTTCTGCCTGCGGAAGCGGCAGAGATCCAACAAGATCTGGTCGACAATCTCTGGGAAATGGACGAAACGCTGCACCAGTTCCTCGACTATGCCCGCAGTGGCCGCGAGGAGCTGGCGGAAGAAATCGATTTGTTGGCCTTTCTCCGCCAGTTCGCGGAGCAGCAGGGGGCCGATGTCACCTGGCATGAACCGGCGCAGGGATCCGCGCCGGAGACGCTCTACCTATCCGTTACCCCGGTGGCACTGCGTCGCGTTCTGCAAAACCTGGTGGAGAATGCCCGTCGCCACGGTAAGGCACCGATCGAACTGCGCGTCGTGCAGGAGAAGGACCGGGTGACCATCGAGGTCCGCGATCATGGTGAGGGGATCGCGACAGAAAAACTGGCCCTCCTGGGCAGGCCATTTGCGTTGGCCGGTCGCGGTGGGGGCACCGGCCTGGGCATTGCGATCGTGCAACGCATACTGCAGCGCCTGGGCGGCTCCATCGCCTTCAGTAATGCCAGCGATGGTGGGTTACTCGTGCGTCTTTCCCTGCCCCTGCGCCAGGCTTGA
- a CDS encoding UvrD-helicase domain-containing protein, which translates to MELNERQREAVLLAPGPALVLAGAGSGKTRVLTSRIAYLLEEGLHPAQILAVTFTNKAARAMRERLAVMLDMDLRGLWMGTFHGIAHRLLRMHHEALGLPAQFAVLDADDSQRLVRRAVRELQLDEKQWPSRQIAARISRWKDGGLGPQELAGERSVPAALLEIYQRYELLRERAGALDFADLLLYALRLWEDRDLLAQYQERFQQVLVDEFQDTNAVQYQWLRRLAAEHKNLFVVGDDDQSIYAWRGAEVENLFRFQQDFPGARLIRLEQNYRSTAPILAAANAIIAQNSDRLGKTLWTAREEGNPLQLYRAFNEEDEARFVVGRIEQWVAAGGKREDCAILYRSNAQSRPFEEHLLRAGMPYRVYGGLRFFERAEIKDVLAYLRLVLQRHDDAAFERVVNVPARGIGAVTLERLRGLARERGISLWQAAGELRQGKLNDFLTLIDQLAAVCADKALDEQVLRVLERVPLRDWHARDGDRGEGRLENLEELINAARSFALQDSSDGLRALSPVPGDLLSEFLTHAALEAGEGGAEAWEDAVQLMSLHSAKGLEFALVFLVGMEEGLFPHQRSLEDPAGLAEERRLCYVGMTRAMQQLVLCHAESRRLHGSERLTLASRFLRDLPPEEVEELRPRARISRPLAAAIPAVASRSDCPYPLGGRIRHPVFGEGTVLDYEGGGRQGRVQIQFSTGTKWLALGIVSLEKLS; encoded by the coding sequence ATGGAGCTAAACGAGCGGCAACGGGAAGCGGTATTGCTAGCGCCCGGGCCGGCGCTGGTCCTGGCGGGTGCCGGCTCCGGCAAGACGCGGGTGCTTACCAGCCGTATTGCCTATCTGCTCGAAGAAGGCCTCCACCCGGCACAGATCCTTGCGGTTACCTTTACCAACAAAGCCGCACGCGCCATGCGCGAGCGCTTGGCCGTCATGCTCGACATGGATCTGCGGGGACTGTGGATGGGAACCTTCCACGGCATTGCGCACCGTCTGTTGCGTATGCACCACGAAGCGCTCGGTTTGCCGGCGCAGTTTGCCGTGCTCGACGCCGATGATAGCCAGCGCTTGGTGCGCCGTGCCGTGCGCGAATTGCAACTGGACGAAAAGCAATGGCCATCACGACAGATTGCCGCGCGTATCAGCCGCTGGAAGGATGGCGGACTCGGGCCGCAGGAGCTGGCCGGAGAGCGTTCGGTGCCGGCTGCGCTGCTGGAGATTTACCAACGCTACGAGCTGCTGCGCGAGCGGGCTGGTGCCCTCGATTTTGCTGATCTGCTCCTGTATGCCCTGCGTCTTTGGGAGGATCGTGATCTGCTTGCCCAGTATCAGGAACGTTTTCAGCAGGTTCTGGTTGATGAGTTTCAGGACACCAATGCGGTGCAGTATCAGTGGTTGCGGCGTTTGGCCGCAGAGCACAAAAACCTGTTTGTGGTCGGTGATGATGATCAGTCCATCTACGCCTGGCGCGGTGCGGAAGTGGAAAATCTCTTTCGCTTTCAGCAGGATTTTCCTGGGGCACGCTTGATTCGTCTGGAGCAGAATTACCGCTCTACGGCGCCCATCCTGGCCGCCGCCAATGCGATCATCGCGCAGAATAGCGATCGACTGGGGAAGACCTTATGGACCGCACGCGAAGAAGGGAATCCGCTGCAACTCTATCGCGCCTTCAACGAAGAGGATGAGGCACGTTTTGTTGTAGGTCGCATCGAGCAATGGGTGGCGGCGGGGGGAAAGCGCGAGGATTGTGCGATCCTTTATCGTTCCAATGCCCAGTCGCGGCCCTTTGAAGAGCATCTTTTGCGTGCCGGAATGCCGTATCGGGTCTATGGTGGCCTGCGTTTCTTCGAGCGGGCCGAGATCAAGGATGTTCTCGCGTATCTGCGTCTGGTTCTGCAGCGCCATGACGATGCCGCCTTCGAACGGGTGGTGAATGTACCTGCGCGCGGCATTGGCGCCGTTACCCTCGAGCGGCTGCGCGGTCTCGCTCGTGAACGCGGAATATCCTTGTGGCAGGCTGCGGGCGAGCTGAGGCAGGGTAAGCTCAACGACTTTCTCACCTTGATTGACCAGTTGGCGGCGGTCTGTGCCGACAAGGCCCTGGATGAGCAGGTACTGCGGGTTCTGGAACGGGTGCCCCTGCGCGACTGGCACGCACGCGACGGCGACCGTGGCGAAGGACGCCTGGAGAATCTGGAGGAGTTGATCAATGCCGCCCGTAGTTTTGCCCTGCAGGACAGTTCCGATGGATTGCGGGCACTCAGCCCGGTCCCCGGTGATCTACTCAGTGAGTTTCTCACCCACGCGGCATTGGAGGCAGGGGAAGGAGGCGCAGAGGCCTGGGAGGACGCGGTCCAGTTGATGAGTCTGCATAGTGCCAAGGGCTTGGAGTTTGCCTTGGTGTTTCTGGTTGGGATGGAGGAGGGCCTCTTTCCCCATCAGCGCAGCCTTGAGGATCCCGCCGGCCTCGCCGAGGAGCGCCGACTTTGCTATGTGGGCATGACCCGCGCCATGCAACAGCTCGTCCTCTGCCACGCCGAGAGCCGCCGTTTGCATGGTAGTGAGCGTCTGACCTTGGCCTCTCGCTTCCTGCGTGATCTCCCGCCTGAGGAAGTCGAGGAACTCCGTCCCCGCGCCCGGATTTCTCGACCGCTGGCCGCGGCCATACCCGCGGTTGCCAGCCGTAGTGACTGTCCCTATCCCCTGGGTGGGCGGATCCGCCATCCGGTATTTGGCGAAGGTACCGTCCTGGATTACGAGGGCGGCGGGCGTCAGGGGCGAGTGCAAATTCAGTTCAGCACCGGCACCAAATGGTTGGCACTTGGCATTGTGAGTCTGGAAAAACTATCCTGA